Proteins encoded within one genomic window of uncultured Draconibacterium sp.:
- a CDS encoding PQQ-binding-like beta-propeller repeat protein: MIRKCLFLVSALLFSVTILFAQEPTVWRGQNNGVYAETGLLKEWPADGPEILWTAEGLGEGHSSPVFANDKIYLSTMIDGEGFIFIFSQNGEVIKKVSYGKEFAESYPGSRSSVVVAGDLMYIYSGHGILTCMDSETGEVQWRKNAFEDFDGKNIRWGVTETVLIDGDVLYLTPGGKKNNMVALNRFNGDLIWTSAGKGELSAYCTPLLVELSARKLLVTHTADHIIGVDAKTGELLWDYPHTNRWSVHPNTPLYHNGDLFCFSGYGKGGVKLDLSDDGSSVTKQWEKVELDSRMGGMVVVDGYMYGSGDNAREWRCVDWETGEEKYVSKDIAKGVTIYADGMLYCYSERGELALVKATPEGFNIVSETKVELGTAQHWAHPVINTGRLFVRHGDVLIAYKIK, from the coding sequence ATGATTAGAAAATGTTTATTTCTTGTTTCGGCACTGCTTTTTTCAGTAACAATTCTATTTGCTCAAGAGCCTACTGTTTGGCGGGGACAAAACAACGGTGTTTACGCTGAAACAGGCTTGCTGAAAGAATGGCCGGCCGATGGTCCTGAAATTTTATGGACGGCAGAAGGATTGGGTGAAGGACATTCATCGCCGGTTTTTGCCAACGATAAAATTTACTTGTCGACCATGATCGATGGCGAAGGTTTTATCTTCATTTTTTCGCAAAACGGGGAAGTAATTAAAAAGGTTTCGTACGGAAAAGAATTCGCCGAAAGTTACCCCGGTTCACGTTCGTCGGTTGTAGTGGCAGGCGATTTAATGTATATCTACAGCGGACATGGCATTTTAACTTGCATGGATTCTGAAACCGGAGAAGTGCAATGGCGCAAAAATGCTTTTGAAGATTTCGATGGGAAAAACATTCGCTGGGGAGTAACTGAAACCGTATTGATTGATGGTGATGTTTTGTATTTAACTCCGGGCGGAAAGAAAAATAATATGGTGGCGCTGAATCGTTTTAACGGCGACCTGATCTGGACATCAGCCGGGAAGGGAGAATTATCAGCCTATTGCACGCCTTTGTTGGTGGAGCTTTCTGCACGAAAATTATTGGTTACACACACTGCCGATCATATAATTGGTGTTGATGCGAAAACCGGAGAACTGTTGTGGGATTACCCGCATACCAATCGTTGGAGCGTTCATCCGAATACACCGCTTTATCATAATGGCGACTTATTCTGTTTTAGTGGCTATGGAAAAGGAGGCGTAAAACTCGACCTTAGCGACGATGGCAGCAGTGTTACCAAACAATGGGAAAAAGTGGAACTCGACAGCCGTATGGGAGGAATGGTTGTGGTTGATGGTTATATGTACGGATCGGGCGATAACGCACGCGAATGGCGTTGTGTAGACTGGGAAACCGGAGAAGAGAAATACGTTTCGAAAGATATTGCAAAAGGCGTTACCATTTATGCCGATGGCATGTTGTATTGTTACAGCGAGCGCGGCGAATTGGCCCTGGTTAAAGCTACGCCCGAAGGTTTCAACATCGTTAGCGAAACAAAAGTTGAACTGGGAACAGCTCAACACTGGGCGCACCCGGTAATCAACACTGGGCGCTTGTTTGTTCGCCATGGCGATGTGCTGATTGCTTATAAAATAAAGTAA
- a CDS encoding histidine kinase: MNEKQLPIFFRYRLLWHLLFWVVVFIGYWLTYGGYLDHYYAEFIIGLTLLPARIIGTYTMIYLILPFALEKKKFVTFGVLTLIHALLFGFLIYISYYFPNLFPEFFDYSQLPLFYVPKILSKIISNYGIPVLAAFIIVFKKWYIDEQKNKKLAEEKLAAELNFLKSQVHPHFLFNTLNNLYALTLIKSEKTPDIVLKLSGLLDYMIYKSNGDFVPLKEEIDIIESYVELERMRYNNRLDLKYNVDGDVDHHRIAPLILLPFIENAFKHGASKDRKNPMVDINIKIDEKCLTLQVANSIHGQQKEETKQNEGIGLKNVRRRLELLYPESHKLTIDKQDTKFEINLRVCYK; encoded by the coding sequence ATGAACGAAAAGCAACTACCAATATTTTTCCGCTACCGTCTTCTGTGGCACCTTTTGTTTTGGGTGGTTGTTTTTATTGGCTATTGGCTCACCTACGGCGGATATCTCGATCATTATTACGCTGAATTCATAATCGGGCTCACATTGTTACCTGCACGAATCATTGGTACCTACACGATGATTTATTTGATTTTGCCCTTTGCGCTGGAGAAAAAGAAGTTCGTAACATTTGGCGTCCTTACTTTAATTCATGCGCTGCTGTTTGGCTTCCTGATTTACATATCGTACTACTTCCCGAATTTGTTTCCCGAGTTTTTCGATTACTCGCAGTTGCCGCTGTTTTACGTGCCAAAAATTCTGAGTAAAATTATTTCAAACTACGGAATCCCGGTGTTGGCAGCTTTTATAATCGTATTTAAAAAGTGGTACATCGACGAGCAAAAAAATAAAAAGCTGGCTGAAGAAAAACTGGCAGCCGAATTGAATTTCCTGAAGTCGCAGGTTCATCCGCATTTTCTGTTCAATACACTGAATAACCTGTATGCTTTAACCTTGATCAAATCGGAAAAAACACCCGATATTGTGCTGAAATTATCCGGTTTGCTCGATTATATGATCTACAAAAGCAACGGTGATTTTGTTCCGCTAAAAGAAGAAATAGATATTATTGAAAGTTATGTGGAACTGGAGAGGATGCGCTACAATAATCGTCTCGATTTAAAATATAATGTTGACGGAGATGTTGATCATCACCGGATTGCGCCGCTGATTTTATTGCCATTTATTGAAAATGCATTTAAACATGGTGCCAGCAAAGACCGTAAAAACCCGATGGTGGATATCAATATTAAGATTGATGAAAAATGCCTGACTTTGCAGGTGGCAAACTCGATCCACGGCCAGCAGAAAGAAGAAACAAAGCAGAATGAGGGAATTGGCTTAAAGAATGTACGCCGGCGTTTGGAGCTGCTTTATCCAGAATCGCATAAACTTACGATTGATAAGCAGGATACGAAGTTTGAGATTAACCTAAGAGTTTGTTATAAATGA
- a CDS encoding response regulator transcription factor, with the protein MSKTRCIIVDDEPLAIEVLKSHIQKLDSLEITGTCADAIEAFDFLKSHDVDLVFLDINMPEMKGTDLVKTLKNPPAIVFTTAYREYAIESYDLNVLDYLLKPISFERFLQAVEKFNQQNMLIEEVTLHKNNGDSEYIYLREKNVIHKIPVTEIVYVESFGDYVKLHTPDREINSRCTMSALERALPGKGFVRVHRSFLVAVGRITSFSPVMVAIGEKEFPIGTRYREKTFEKLDYNSFLNK; encoded by the coding sequence ATGAGTAAAACAAGGTGCATAATAGTTGATGATGAGCCGCTTGCCATTGAAGTGCTGAAGTCGCATATCCAAAAACTCGACTCGCTTGAAATCACAGGAACCTGTGCCGATGCCATTGAAGCATTCGATTTCTTAAAATCACACGATGTCGACCTGGTTTTCCTCGATATTAACATGCCGGAAATGAAAGGGACTGATCTGGTAAAAACCCTGAAAAATCCGCCGGCTATTGTTTTTACAACTGCCTATCGCGAGTATGCCATCGAAAGCTACGATTTAAATGTGTTGGACTATCTTTTGAAACCCATTTCGTTCGAGCGCTTTTTGCAGGCGGTTGAAAAATTCAATCAGCAAAATATGTTGATAGAAGAGGTTACGCTGCATAAAAACAACGGCGATTCGGAATACATTTATTTGCGCGAAAAGAATGTGATTCACAAAATACCGGTCACCGAAATTGTGTACGTTGAGAGTTTTGGTGACTACGTGAAATTACACACACCCGACCGGGAAATTAACAGCCGTTGCACCATGTCGGCACTCGAAAGAGCACTGCCCGGTAAAGGCTTTGTCAGAGTGCATCGCTCATTTCTGGTCGCTGTAGGCCGCATTACCAGTTTTAGTCCGGTAATGGTAGCCATTGGCGAAAAAGAGTTTCCGATAGGAACGAGATATCGCGAAAAAACCTTTGAAAAACTCGATTATAATTCATTCTTAAACAAATAA